In the genome of Candidatus Omnitrophota bacterium, the window TGGAGTTCCTTACAGAGACGGAGTACTTGTCCACATGCGTATGACGATCGATCTCAACGAGTTGGATTTTAGCGTTTTTGCGCAGAGAGAAGGAGAAGAGGAAGTTCAAGTGGCGGAAAACTTCATGATGCGTTGTATGCCCAGCGATGCCACTGGCGGTTTGAACACGATGACGTTTTGGGTCAATGGCGGCGATGTCGAAACCAGCGTAGTTCTAGATAATTTCATCCTCATCGGTCCCTCATCGACGCAAGATTGGGATTTGTATTGAAGCTTGTTAACTTGAAACTTTAAGCCAATAACAGTATTTCATACTCTTTGCATCAAGGACGCGGCGTCCGTTTCGCCGCGTCCTTTTTTTATTTATTTTTAGATAGCCGTACAAAAGAAACGATATTTCTTTCTATAGAAAACACGATAGATCAACGATGCGTATCGATGCGATAGAAAAAAATAGCGGTGGATCGCCTTTAGCGGAACCCATCCTTACTGTTAAATTTTTGTTGCCTTTTTATCCTATAACGATAAAATAGATGGGATTATTTATATAAGAGTTCATCATTGCCTAACAACCGTTATGCATCGCGGGCGCCATTCGGTCATTTCGATGGAAGGATGATTCCATGAATACTCCCAGATTCATACCGATCCTGTTGTTGGCGTTAATGTGTTGTCTTCCTCAGCCCGCCCTGGGGGAGGACGTTTATATTGATACAGAGTTACTCGACCTCAAAAAAATACGGGAAGAAGAAAATCTCGGCGAGAAAAGCCGCATCGTAAGGCTCTACATCTTTATCGCCGTTCGCTCAGGCCAAGGCTTCGAAGCCTACGCCGCCCGCGGCGACCGCGATCTCGACAAAGATGGAAAAAAGGCGATCGAACAACCCAACAATCTGGCCGAATACGACCATTTCGCCAAAATCGAGAGAGATCTTCAATTCGACGGCTCCGAACATATCTGCTTCATCACAGCCCTTCCCTATTTCGAGACGCTATTCAAAAAGGAAAATCTGAAAGATCCTTTCGAAAAAGGCGACGTCCTCGAAATCCCCGCCAAGGTTACGGAAAAAGACAAAAACAAACTCGTCGGCATTAAAACCCTGGCCATCATGAGTTCCACCGGCGCCAATCTGGGCATCGAACGCTATATCGCCTTCTACAACAAATCGACCGTCACGGAAAACAAGCCGGTGCTGGATAAAGACGGCAAGCCCGTCAAAGACGAAGCCGGTAAAGACAAAGTCGAACAAATCTCCAAAGTCGTCATCTCCTCCTACGGCCTCATCGAAATCACCGTGGTGGACGCCTGAGACACAACGATGGGCTATAATTCAAATAAAGGAGATAAAATGTTTTTGCATGTAACTCATGTACAGTATTTGAATGACTACCGGCTGCGGCTGGAATTTAACGATGGGAAAGTCAAGGACCTGGACTTGAAAAACGAATTGTACGGCGAAATCTTCGAGCCGTTGAACGATATCGATCTCTTCAAGAAGGTCTACGTCAATCCCGATACGGGCACGATCGAATGGCCCAACGGCGCCGATTTCGCCCCGGAATTCCTTTTTGAGAAAGGGCGGAAAGTCAGGAAAAGCGCCTGAAAACGCCAACGCAATAAAGATATTATTGGCTGGGTGGCAAGGGCAAATGTTGTTTTGCCCTTGAGCGAATTTCTTCGAGGGGCTTTTATGGAGGTGGCTTATGAATAAAGAAAAAGAGTCAAAGAGTTTATTGGATGTTTGGGAGTGGAAAGAATCCACCTATCAAGAAGTTGCCGATTTGCCCATAGAACAAGCGTTGGAGAAACGTATTCTCGATTCCACCCAATCGGCGAAAAAGTTAGGTTTTGCTTTATCTCCTCCAAGTAACGCCCAACCAAAAGCGACAATTATCCATATAGAGAACCAATGAAAAGGGAATACGATTTTTCCCAAGGAGAAAGAGGAAAATTTTATCGTAATGATGGGGGGTGATATACGCTCTCAGGCAAAAGATATAAAAACCACCTTGCGTCTTGCGCGCAATCTATAGGAAAGCATTATGGCCAAAACCATCACGATTCGTTACGATGTCGCCGAGCACCTTCGCACGCCGGAGGAAATGGCGGCCTATCTGGAAGCCTGCCTAGAAGAAGCTAATGGCGACGCCGCCTTCGTCGCCAAGGCGCTGGGCGATATCGCCCGCGCCAAGGGCATGTCTCAGGTAGCGCGCGATGCTGGTCTATCCCGCGAAAGCCTTTACAAAACGCTTTCTGGAGAGCGTACTCCCAACTTCGACACTATCCTAAAGGTCATGGGAGCGCTGGGTTTGAAATTTCATGCGGAAGCCGCTCGCACAGCTGAAGCATCAGCCAAACCAAGCGCGCCATCCAACGCTCGCGCCTCGCGCGGCTAAACTTTGGCGTAAAAAGAAGACGAAATGTTTTTGCATGTAACTCATGTACAGTACTTGAAAGACTACCAGCTGCGGCTGGAATTTAACGATGGGAAAGTCAAAGACCTGGACTTGAAAAACGAATTGTACGGCGAAATCTTCGAGCCGTTAAACGATATCGATCTCTTTAATAAGGTCTACATCAATCCCGATACGGGCACAATCGAATGGCCCAACGGCGCCGACTTCGCCCCGGAATTCCTTTACGAGAAAGGGCGGAAAGTCAGGAAAAGCACGTAAAGCGCCGATGCCTAGAGGCTTGCAACCAGTTCGAGCCGGACACCCAATCAAATGGGGCATAACGAATTCCGAATAATTTTATAGTATAAACTGCTCATCAAGCGATTTCGATGCGAATTAAGATATAATCGTAGATTGAGGTGAATTAATGAACTACCTTGAAAAAGTGGAAATTAAGGGATTCTGGGGGAATAGAGATATTTCGATATCATTCAATCCTGATGTTAACTTCCTTATTGGAGTAAATGGTTCAGGAAAAACAACTGTAATAAACCTGATAGCCGCTGCTCTAAATGCTGATTTTCCGACTCTTGACCGGCTTCCCTTTAACTCAATGCAGCTTCAACTAAGAGAGGTGAATGGAAACAGTACGCCATCAATAGAAGTGGAGAAGAAACCCCAAGAAAGATCTCCTTATCCATCTATTAGTTTCAGTATAAAATCCAAAGAAACTGACAAGGCCGTAAATTATTCTTTAGATCAGATTGAAGAAGGCCGCATTTATAGAACAGCCTCTCATGAATACTATCACTCTTATCCTGCACGTCACTCACAAAGGTTAGGAAAAATACATTACGATATAATTGAGCATCTTAGCGGTTTGGTAAATATTAGCTGGCTGTCAATTCATCGTACTACTGCTTCATATCGCTCAAAAGAGGAGAGGAGTTTCGAATCTACTATTGATCAAAAACTGAGCGAATTATCAAACGAGTTTATTAAATACTTCTCTCTTCTTGATAAACAATCTGCAATTGAAATAGATAGATTTCAACAAACAATTTTTCTCTCTTTATTATCGGATGAAAGCGAAAGTGAAGTTTTTTCTATCCTTAAGAGCCTTGATCCTGATAATGAAAAGCAAGAATTGATCAAAATATTTAAGCTTTTTAGATTGGATGAAAATGAATATCTAAAGAGTGTTGAAAGACATTTTGATTCTTATTCGAAATTGTTTCAGAAGTTATCTAATAGTTCTGGCTTTCGCTTAGAGGATTTGAGTGTTCTTATCGGTACTCGAAGAATACATTCTATCGTCCAGGATTGGAGCAAACTCACTGAAAAACAGAAGGATATCTACAAACCACGGAATACATTTTTGAATGTAGTTAATTCATTAATGCAGCGGAAGGAAATCAAAATAAATGAGAAAAATGAACTAGAAGTAAAAACGCAGTCAAAAAAAATTTTTCCTCTTAAGTTCCTTTCATCAGGAGAGAAACAATTGCTTATTATTCTAGGTGAAGCTTTACTTCAACAATCAGCACCATGGATATATATTGCAGATGAACCGGAACTATCATTGCATGTTACTTGGCAAGAAAGCCTTGTCCGAAACCTGAGAAACGTTAATCCTAAAGCACAAATCATTTTTGCTACACACTCACCAGATATAGTGAGTAACTTTCATGATCGTGTATTCGATATGGAAAAGGTAGTATCATGAATTTTAGGCGAACTTCTAGCGGCTTATCAAATCAGCACCTTTTTCTTAATGTTGATACTATAGTATTTGTTGAAGGTAGTACTAGCTACTCGAAAGATGATGTTTATAATGGCAAATTTACTACTGATTCTTTTGATATTAAGTTTTGGCATGAACTTTTCTCAATTTTTCTAAAAAAGAAAAAAGTCCAATTCAGAGCTATTGGATCTAAGAGTACCTTAAAAAGTATAGCTGAAGATATTGAAAAAGGAGAAATAACAAACGTGTACGTTGCCATGGACAGAGATTTCGATATTCTTAATTTTAGGCATATCCAAACAAAAGGT includes:
- a CDS encoding DUF2442 domain-containing protein; this translates as MFLHVTHVQYLKDYQLRLEFNDGKVKDLDLKNELYGEIFEPLNDIDLFNKVYINPDTGTIEWPNGADFAPEFLYEKGRKVRKST
- a CDS encoding DUF2442 domain-containing protein, with the translated sequence MFLHVTHVQYLNDYRLRLEFNDGKVKDLDLKNELYGEIFEPLNDIDLFKKVYVNPDTGTIEWPNGADFAPEFLFEKGRKVRKSA
- a CDS encoding AAA family ATPase yields the protein MNYLEKVEIKGFWGNRDISISFNPDVNFLIGVNGSGKTTVINLIAAALNADFPTLDRLPFNSMQLQLREVNGNSTPSIEVEKKPQERSPYPSISFSIKSKETDKAVNYSLDQIEEGRIYRTASHEYYHSYPARHSQRLGKIHYDIIEHLSGLVNISWLSIHRTTASYRSKEERSFESTIDQKLSELSNEFIKYFSLLDKQSAIEIDRFQQTIFLSLLSDESESEVFSILKSLDPDNEKQELIKIFKLFRLDENEYLKSVERHFDSYSKLFQKLSNSSGFRLEDLSVLIGTRRIHSIVQDWSKLTEKQKDIYKPRNTFLNVVNSLMQRKEIKINEKNELEVKTQSKKIFPLKFLSSGEKQLLIILGEALLQQSAPWIYIADEPELSLHVTWQESLVRNLRNVNPKAQIIFATHSPDIVSNFHDRVFDMEKVVS
- a CDS encoding addiction module antidote protein; translation: MAKTITIRYDVAEHLRTPEEMAAYLEACLEEANGDAAFVAKALGDIARAKGMSQVARDAGLSRESLYKTLSGERTPNFDTILKVMGALGLKFHAEAARTAEASAKPSAPSNARASRG